The Armatimonadia bacterium genome includes the window GTCGCTGGAGCATGCGGGACGCGAGGCGCGCTACGGCTTCCTTCGCGAAGTGGCTGCGAAACAGGGCTGTGCCAAGATAGCCGTGGGCCACACGAGGACGGACCGCGCCGAGACGGTGCTGATGAACGTCCTGAGGGGCTCCGGCCTGGATGGCCTGAGGGGCATCCCGCCGGTCAACGGGCAGGTGGTTCGTCCCCTGATCGGCCACAGCCGGGAGGAGACGGGCACCTACTGCCGCGAGCGTGGCCTGGAGCCCCGCGTCGACCGGACAAACCAGGAGGTTGACGGGTACCTGCGGAATCGTGTGCGCCTCAAGTTGATGCCTCTGCTTGTCGAGGAGTATTCACCGGGAGTCGAGGAAGCGTTGGTGCGACTTGCGGAGGCCGTTGAGGAAGAGGTGGTGTGGACCGGCCCGATGGTGGACGCGGCGCTGGCGGAGGTCTGTGAGCGGGATGGCGAGGCCCTGAGAATTGGGCTGGCAGAGCTGTCGCAGGTGCCCGACGGGCTGGTCAACCGCCTGCTGCTGAAGTGCCTGCAGGAGGCTTGTGGTGGGACCGCGGGTGTGCTGAGTGCACACGTGCAGGCGCTCAGGGAGCTAGTGGAGGAGGGTAAGCCGGGCTCGCGGGCGGCCTTGCCCTTTGAGGTTTGCGCTAAGCGAGGGTATAATGCTCTTGTCTTGGCCCGGCAAGAGGCTCGTGAAGAGGGCTGGAAGTCGTGGAAGGTCGAGCTGGAAGTGCCGGGAGAGGTTAGGTTGCCGGTCGGGGGCAGTCTGCGGGCACAGGTGCAGGAATGTCCGCCTCGCCTGAAGTCAACGCCGCACTCCGAGGCGTTGGTGAAGGTTGAGGCAGCCGGCCGGGAACTCGTCGTGCGCAGTTGGCAGCCCGGCGATCGGGTACAGCCACTGGGCATGACCGGTCACAAGAAGCTGCAGGACTGCTTCGTCAACGCAAAGGTGCCACGCGCGGACCGACACCGAGTCCCGGTGGTGACCGATGCGAAGGGAACAGTCCTGTGGGTTGGCGGCGTGGTGGTGGGGCAGCAAGGACGGTTGCATCCGGAGGATACCCGCTGTGTTCGCCTGACCTGGACGCCACCGGAGGGTGTGGTCTGGTGGTCAGGAAGGGACGAGTGCAGTCGGGGGCTTTAGCGTTAGCCTAGAGGGCTTTCGTACCATAGACACTGGAGGAGGCCGTCGGCCTTGCCCGGCGGCGGAGTCAATGCCCAAGCAAAACCCTGTGGTTCTGACGATCGTGGCCGTCGCCTTCATCTATATCCTATGGATGATTCCGCGGCTGAACGCCCAGACACCGGTCAAGGTGTTTGACAGCCTGCCTGAGCTCAACGAGGCGGTGAGAGCCGGCTACCTGTCTGAGATTGAGATCGTGGGTGGCGGGCGACAGATTCGCGGCTCCCTCTCGACGGCAGGCCGTGCCCATTACGAGAGGAAGTACGACAAGTTCCGGGCCGAGGTGTGGATGAGCCCGGAGACCGTGGACAAGCTGGTGGAGACGGTGCCGCGGGGGACGAAGGTGTCGATCGTCCAGGGCCTCTGGGCCGACCGCCTGCTGGCACTGGCCGGCAATGTCCTTGTCCCGATCGGCATCCTGGTGTTCCTGTGGGTCTTCTTCACCCGGCAGATGAAGATGAGTGGCGGGCAGGCCCTGTCCTTCGGGCGCAGCCAGGCGAAGCTGCTGGGCGAGAATCACGAGAAGGTCACCTTCAACGACGTTGCGGGGATGAAGGAGGTCAAGGAGGAGCTGCAGGAGGTCGTCGAGTTCCTCCGGGAGCCTGAGAAGTTCCGTGCGCTCGGTGCGAAGATCCCCCGAGGCGTGCTGTTGGTGGGACCTCCGGGCTGCGGCAAGACCCTTCTGGCCCGAGCGGT containing:
- the tilS gene encoding tRNA lysidine(34) synthetase TilS, with product MSAPPRTFEQKLLATVRRYRMLEPGERVLVAVSGGQDSLALLDALSGLRERLAVTVLAAHLNHGIRGAEAEADARFVAEFGERLGVPVVLGEAEVPELAKSCGLSLEHAGREARYGFLREVAAKQGCAKIAVGHTRTDRAETVLMNVLRGSGLDGLRGIPPVNGQVVRPLIGHSREETGTYCRERGLEPRVDRTNQEVDGYLRNRVRLKLMPLLVEEYSPGVEEALVRLAEAVEEEVVWTGPMVDAALAEVCERDGEALRIGLAELSQVPDGLVNRLLLKCLQEACGGTAGVLSAHVQALRELVEEGKPGSRAALPFEVCAKRGYNALVLARQEAREEGWKSWKVELEVPGEVRLPVGGSLRAQVQECPPRLKSTPHSEALVKVEAAGRELVVRSWQPGDRVQPLGMTGHKKLQDCFVNAKVPRADRHRVPVVTDAKGTVLWVGGVVVGQQGRLHPEDTRCVRLTWTPPEGVVWWSGRDECSRGL